In Argiope bruennichi chromosome 4, qqArgBrue1.1, whole genome shotgun sequence, a single window of DNA contains:
- the LOC129966285 gene encoding pupal cuticle protein 36-like — protein sequence MALNFMKYFGSLQFLQLKRPNTVFILAALAVTAFASLHHEPIHHPQPFKFGYSVKDKHGEQHREEVGDGKNVKGSYGFTDARGIHRQVNYVADHAGFRAQVKTNEPGTANQNPAAVHIISDAPYGHGGYAGIGYAGNGRAGLGYNGLGAAGVGYGYGGIGAAGVGYGNAGLGGYGGYGLGNGVFGGLGYARYGF from the exons ATGGCCTTGAACTTCATGAAGTATTTTGGGTCGCTACAATTTCTGCAACTCAAGAGACCGAACACG GTTTTCATCTTGGCTGCTTTGGCAGTGACTGCATTTGCCAGTCTTCATCATGag cCCATTCACCATCCCCAGCCTTTCAAGTTCGGCTACAGCGTAAAAGACAAACACGGAGAACAACACCGAGAAGAAGTTGGTGATGGTAAGAATGTGAAGGGAAGCTACGGATTCACCGATGCCAGAGGAATCCACCGACAGGTCAACTACGTAGCTGACCATGCTGGATTCAGAGCCCAGGTCAAGACCAACGAACCAGGAACCGCCAACCAGAATCCCGCAGCTGTCCACATCATCTCTGATGCTCCCTATGGACACGGAGGATATGCCGGAATCGGTTATGCTGGAAATGGAAGAGCAGGCTTAGGATACAACGGTCTTGGAGCTGCTGGTGTGGGATACGGATATGGTGGTATTGGAGCAGCCGGTGTAGGATATGGAAATGCTGGTCTTGGAGGATATGGAGGTTATGGCCTTGGAAATGGAGTTTTCGGTGGTTTAGGTTATGCCCGATATGggttttag